In the Deltaproteobacteria bacterium genome, one interval contains:
- a CDS encoding carboxypeptidase regulatory-like domain-containing protein yields MKALRLLTLVAVLLVSGLLLLPELHSQGAAGTIKGTVKLTGTPPAVKPLKKQADPYCAKNPSNDETVVVNGNGTLKNVAVRIKGPVVGAVASPTTVNVTLDQNQCMYVPRVAALGLGQKLSIKNSDPVLHNVHCYNGPQTCFNQAQMKGAKDIEKELAPGLYKMKCDVHPWMTGYVVVGENPFVSVTGGTGEFSLANVPAGTYTVEAWHELYGTQTAQVTVAAGGAATADFTFAVK; encoded by the coding sequence ATGAAGGCTTTAAGGTTACTCACGTTGGTTGCGGTTCTCTTGGTGTCAGGTCTCTTGCTTCTTCCGGAATTACACTCTCAGGGAGCCGCGGGAACGATCAAGGGGACAGTCAAGCTGACAGGGACCCCCCCTGCGGTCAAGCCGCTCAAGAAACAGGCCGACCCGTACTGTGCCAAAAACCCCTCCAATGATGAGACGGTTGTTGTCAATGGCAATGGGACCCTCAAGAATGTGGCCGTGAGGATCAAGGGACCTGTTGTAGGCGCTGTCGCCTCCCCTACAACTGTTAATGTGACTCTGGATCAGAATCAGTGCATGTATGTCCCTCGTGTTGCTGCCTTGGGGTTGGGGCAGAAGCTTAGTATCAAGAATAGCGATCCGGTTCTCCACAACGTTCATTGTTATAATGGACCGCAGACCTGCTTCAACCAGGCCCAGATGAAGGGGGCGAAGGATATTGAGAAGGAGCTGGCCCCTGGTCTCTACAAGATGAAGTGTGATGTCCATCCCTGGATGACCGGTTACGTCGTTGTGGGTGAAAATCCATTTGTTTCCGTTACGGGGGGTACCGGTGAATTTTCGCTCGCCAATGTTCCCGCTGGAACCTACACCGTAGAGGCCTGGCACGAGCTGTACGGAACTCAAACAGCTCAAGTGACGGTCGCTGCCGGTGGAGCCGCAACGGCTGATTTTACGTTTGCAGTGAAGTAG
- a CDS encoding DUF1802 family protein: MKEKTCNKLLKEWAIVCKALGEGRQIFVARKGGISEETEGFVVENRSFFLFPTTLHQNREEIKPEFYLDLELIGSEESQGKILLQYFAEVTATVVCQDKRSLHHLLKEHIWTNSFLESRFDYRGDGRLTLLILRVYELPQMIELPMKTSYRGCKSWVTISPPLTVPLGLRPVLSDSEFFQQSLSLIKR, encoded by the coding sequence ATGAAGGAAAAAACCTGCAACAAGCTTCTTAAAGAGTGGGCAATTGTCTGCAAGGCGCTCGGTGAGGGCCGGCAGATCTTTGTTGCACGAAAAGGGGGGATCTCCGAGGAGACAGAAGGATTTGTCGTGGAAAACCGGAGTTTCTTTCTTTTTCCGACGACCCTCCACCAAAACCGGGAAGAGATTAAGCCGGAGTTTTATCTTGATCTTGAGCTCATCGGTTCCGAAGAGTCACAAGGAAAAATTCTCCTTCAATATTTTGCGGAAGTGACGGCTACCGTTGTGTGTCAAGATAAACGTTCCTTGCATCACCTTCTTAAAGAACATATTTGGACAAACTCCTTTCTCGAAAGTCGCTTTGATTATCGAGGGGACGGCCGACTGACCCTCCTTATCCTCCGGGTCTATGAACTTCCTCAAATGATCGAACTGCCGATGAAGACCTCTTATCGGGGCTGCAAATCGTGGGTAACGATCTCTCCCCCTTTAACTGTTCCTCTCGGGCTTAGACCCGTTTTGTCGGACAGTGAATTTTTTCAGCAATCTCTCTCCCTCATCAAACGATAA
- a CDS encoding flippase-like domain-containing protein translates to MKFLRFFFLLFAIGLATSIIYVLGPSKILQNIRLVGWNLGWVFLIGFPRYILYTIAWRMFLPPNSYSLGKLFQIKVAGELITRSTPVHFLGGDTARILLMGKRLSRTDQAGSVIIDRTVMTFGGGIIVLLGLMLASFRLPLSLLPQLTLWLLVGLLFAGLFFIISHQKKTAFESLLNLLGRIGFKRWIKPTWVEKTKEIDTSIRRYYEKGHSDFLKAVGIIVVARLTVALEIFLLLKFLNIPLGFLEAIIFSSMSLLMTVLFFLFPGNLGILEGTYGVLFHWLGFDPATGVSLELLRKLNSGLWYFVGAAIALTFKREAVVRKRDEGKNLQQAS, encoded by the coding sequence GTGAAATTCCTACGCTTTTTTTTTCTTCTCTTCGCGATCGGACTCGCCACTTCTATCATTTATGTCTTGGGGCCTTCAAAAATTCTCCAGAATATCAGGTTGGTTGGCTGGAATTTAGGATGGGTCTTTCTGATAGGGTTCCCACGCTATATTCTCTACACGATCGCCTGGAGAATGTTTCTGCCACCAAACAGCTATTCCCTGGGCAAATTATTTCAGATCAAGGTAGCCGGCGAACTGATCACCCGATCGACCCCTGTCCACTTTTTGGGCGGAGACACGGCCCGAATCCTTCTCATGGGGAAAAGGCTCTCAAGGACCGATCAGGCTGGATCCGTCATCATCGACCGGACCGTCATGACCTTTGGTGGGGGGATTATCGTTCTTTTGGGACTCATGCTGGCCAGCTTCCGACTCCCCCTTTCTCTTCTGCCCCAATTAACCCTTTGGCTCCTTGTCGGCCTCCTTTTTGCGGGACTCTTTTTTATTATCTCACACCAGAAAAAAACCGCCTTTGAATCATTGCTGAATCTTCTGGGCAGAATCGGTTTTAAAAGATGGATCAAACCAACCTGGGTTGAAAAAACGAAGGAGATCGACACCTCGATACGACGTTATTACGAAAAGGGACATTCCGACTTTTTGAAGGCGGTTGGGATTATCGTTGTCGCCCGCCTGACGGTCGCCCTTGAAATTTTCCTTCTGCTTAAGTTTCTGAACATTCCCTTAGGTTTTCTTGAGGCGATTATCTTCTCCTCCATGTCGCTTCTCATGACCGTTCTTTTTTTTCTGTTTCCTGGTAACCTCGGCATTTTGGAGGGAACTTATGGCGTCCTGTTTCACTGGCTCGGGTTCGATCCTGCCACAGGAGTTTCACTGGAACTTTTGAGAAAACTGAATTCGGGGCTCTGGTATTTTGTCGGGGCAGCGATCGCCCTGACCTTCAAGAGGGAAGCCGTTGTGAGGAAAAGAGATGAAGGAAAAAACCTGCAACAAGCTTCTTAA
- a CDS encoding NTP transferase domain-containing protein, which translates to MVQAVIIAAGKGNRLRKENGRLPKPLYSVAGLPIIERVILSAKKAGISEFVIVIGWAGERIQRWLEGRQKKLGVRLQFVVNPEWERANGFSLLKAKDHLRDDFVLLMSDHIFDWKILENLLKRPPAPDEMTLGVDRRLEEIFDETDATKVRTEGDRIRVIGKEIGPYDAIDTGLFYCSPLFLKAVEKSCREGNGSISEAVQAMAAEGKGKIFDIGNRYWQDVDTPEALKEAERILFQAARKPATDGFVSSLLNRKISGVISRMLIRLPVTPNQITFSSFLIGLLSSFLISRADYPSVALGGLLFQFASIYDGCDGEVAKIKMAQSKLGEWMDTVSDNLTYLAFFGGVLIASLRQGIFPHTVSVGISALTGIVLSMFVMAFYLIRYTTSGSFVTVQQDLTSDIKNRQQPSLGRLFMSLKFLVKRDFFAFLFMILCLFNKPHWILVFWAIGANALWLTLLFLKKEFTRARTTLQPQD; encoded by the coding sequence ATGGTCCAGGCTGTTATCATTGCCGCCGGAAAAGGGAATCGTCTCCGAAAAGAGAATGGGCGTTTACCTAAGCCGCTTTATTCCGTTGCGGGCCTCCCGATTATTGAAAGGGTGATTCTCTCTGCCAAGAAGGCCGGGATTTCTGAATTTGTGATTGTTATTGGCTGGGCAGGAGAAAGAATTCAACGGTGGCTGGAAGGTCGGCAGAAAAAACTGGGGGTTCGTCTCCAGTTTGTCGTCAATCCTGAATGGGAGAGGGCAAACGGTTTCTCACTGCTGAAGGCAAAGGATCATTTGAGAGATGACTTTGTTCTCCTCATGTCAGACCATATCTTTGATTGGAAGATTCTGGAGAATCTTCTTAAACGACCGCCAGCGCCCGATGAGATGACGTTGGGTGTTGATCGTCGTCTGGAAGAGATTTTCGACGAGACTGATGCGACGAAGGTGAGGACGGAGGGAGACCGGATTCGCGTGATTGGCAAGGAGATCGGTCCGTATGATGCGATTGATACGGGTCTTTTCTATTGTTCGCCTCTTTTTCTGAAGGCCGTGGAGAAGAGTTGTAGAGAAGGGAATGGGAGTATTTCGGAGGCGGTCCAGGCGATGGCGGCTGAAGGGAAGGGAAAGATTTTTGATATTGGCAACCGGTATTGGCAGGATGTCGACACGCCGGAGGCCCTCAAAGAGGCCGAGAGGATTCTTTTTCAGGCGGCGCGGAAGCCGGCAACGGATGGATTTGTGTCGTCGCTTCTCAACCGAAAAATTTCCGGAGTGATTTCCCGCATGCTCATTCGGCTCCCCGTTACCCCGAATCAGATCACCTTTTCATCATTTTTGATTGGTCTGCTCTCCTCCTTTCTCATTTCGCGCGCTGATTATCCCAGTGTCGCACTCGGGGGGCTCCTCTTCCAGTTCGCCTCGATCTACGACGGCTGTGATGGTGAAGTGGCAAAGATCAAAATGGCCCAGTCAAAACTCGGGGAATGGATGGATACCGTTTCTGACAATCTCACGTATCTTGCCTTTTTTGGTGGTGTTTTGATTGCCAGCCTTCGGCAGGGGATTTTCCCTCACACAGTTTCGGTGGGGATCTCGGCACTGACCGGGATTGTTCTATCGATGTTTGTGATGGCCTTTTATTTGATACGGTATACGACTTCCGGCAGTTTTGTGACGGTGCAACAAGACTTGACGAGTGATATCAAAAACCGGCAGCAACCGTCCCTCGGCCGTCTTTTTATGTCTCTCAAATTTCTCGTCAAAAGGGATTTCTTCGCTTTTCTTTTTATGATCCTCTGTCTCTTCAACAAACCACACTGGATCCTTGTCTTCTGGGCGATTGGGGCCAACGCCTTGTGGCTGACGCTGCTCTTTTTGAAGAAAGAGTTTACGCGGGCCAGAACAACGCTACAACCTCAAGATTAG
- a CDS encoding radical SAM protein: MLSKQLSTARKIDGFYKYLHLKMKGGGPRLINLEVTKLCNAQCDFCPCWEIKDYPQLKDYGPVMEKFKPIVLSLNGGEPLLRKDLIDIIDQVRPHCTYLTLITHGQLLTEKKFKEFWDHGVDQVSISRNYIDATHDEERHLPGLTKHFENLIPHLTRQGFDNIVFNTVIMDRNIDHIVPLARQAYEWGAKISFSSYSSMKNDRPEYQVREAGLQRLKEVVEEILVLRGKQGNILTSEYYLKKIPEYFENGYVNDCRAGLNFIQMTPDGYIKRCSEMPVMMHWSDYEPKKVEQPNPCNVCWLSCRGETETPLTAARIWEFIKH, encoded by the coding sequence ATGCTATCGAAACAGCTTTCGACCGCGAGAAAAATAGACGGTTTTTATAAATACCTTCATCTCAAGATGAAGGGCGGCGGCCCCCGCCTCATCAACCTCGAGGTGACGAAGCTCTGCAACGCGCAATGCGATTTTTGCCCCTGCTGGGAGATCAAGGACTATCCACAGCTCAAGGATTATGGTCCGGTTATGGAGAAGTTCAAGCCGATCGTCCTCTCCCTGAACGGCGGAGAGCCTCTTTTACGTAAGGATTTGATCGATATTATCGATCAGGTTCGGCCTCATTGTACCTATTTGACTTTGATTACCCATGGACAACTGCTGACGGAGAAGAAGTTCAAGGAGTTCTGGGATCATGGTGTCGATCAGGTCTCTATTTCAAGAAATTATATCGATGCGACCCACGATGAAGAACGCCACCTGCCCGGTTTGACAAAACATTTTGAAAATCTCATCCCCCATTTAACACGCCAGGGATTCGATAATATCGTTTTTAATACGGTGATTATGGATCGGAATATCGATCATATTGTCCCTCTTGCGAGGCAGGCCTATGAATGGGGGGCGAAGATCTCTTTTAGTTCCTATAGCTCGATGAAGAACGACCGGCCGGAGTATCAGGTTCGTGAGGCGGGGCTTCAAAGGCTCAAGGAGGTTGTTGAGGAAATTCTTGTTTTAAGAGGGAAACAGGGGAACATCCTGACCTCCGAGTATTATCTGAAAAAGATTCCGGAATACTTTGAGAATGGTTATGTGAACGACTGCCGGGCCGGTCTTAATTTTATCCAGATGACACCGGATGGTTATATCAAGAGGTGTTCCGAGATGCCGGTCATGATGCATTGGTCTGACTATGAGCCGAAAAAGGTAGAGCAGCCGAACCCCTGCAATGTCTGCTGGCTCTCCTGTCGTGGGGAGACAGAGACCCCGTTGACGGCGGCTCGGATTTGGGAGTTTATAAAGCATTAA
- a CDS encoding glucose-6-phosphate isomerase (catalyzes the formation of D-fructose 6-phosphate from D-glucose 6-phosphate), with protein sequence MMADRVGPGGIQVSEIDELIPGLRQIYQGHTDLRRLGQLPFRDLPYQEEQVELILKVARKIREQFESVLLLGTGGSSLGAAFLLQALRPEGDRSPRIEICEDLHPHTWKLMTERLSEKKTFLVVVSKSGKTIETLAAFLFFRKWMIEKVGEETYKKSVLFITDPQKGPLRRIAESEKIETLSVPPGVGGRYSILSTVGLIPTACVGIEIREIMAGARRMDQRCQREDVWMNPAEMSAALHYLLDLKRRKKMRVIMPYDDRLRAYTDWFAQLWAESLGKRFSLKGEEVRAGSTPVKAQGSIDQHSQLQLYLEGSQDKTVTLIAVEQPAVDYRIPQAYENIPEFSLLVNKGTQQLLTIQRRSTEAALSQVGCPNMTIELKSVNPYTIGQLLYLAEVETIFAGTLYNINPFDQPGVELIKNYIRGFLGEPEYRKYRQVVEGNKKDSRYTI encoded by the coding sequence ATGATGGCCGACCGGGTCGGACCGGGCGGAATCCAGGTCTCGGAGATCGACGAGTTGATCCCGGGTTTACGCCAGATCTATCAAGGGCATACGGATTTAAGAAGATTAGGACAGTTGCCGTTCCGCGACCTCCCTTATCAGGAAGAACAGGTCGAGCTTATTCTCAAGGTGGCTCGAAAAATTCGCGAACAGTTTGAGAGTGTTCTGCTCCTGGGCACCGGAGGTTCTTCTCTGGGGGCTGCCTTTCTGCTTCAGGCACTTAGACCGGAGGGCGATCGATCGCCAAGAATCGAGATTTGTGAAGATCTCCACCCTCATACCTGGAAGCTCATGACGGAAAGATTGTCGGAGAAGAAGACATTCTTGGTCGTTGTGAGCAAATCGGGAAAGACGATTGAAACGCTGGCTGCCTTTCTTTTTTTCAGAAAGTGGATGATTGAGAAGGTCGGAGAAGAGACCTACAAAAAGAGCGTGCTGTTTATTACCGATCCTCAAAAAGGCCCCCTTCGGAGGATCGCTGAGTCTGAAAAAATTGAGACACTGTCTGTTCCGCCTGGCGTGGGGGGACGTTACTCGATCCTTTCCACGGTCGGTCTGATCCCGACCGCCTGTGTTGGTATTGAGATCCGCGAGATTATGGCCGGGGCGCGTCGAATGGACCAACGTTGCCAGAGGGAGGATGTCTGGATGAATCCTGCGGAGATGTCGGCGGCCCTTCATTATCTATTGGATCTGAAACGTCGTAAGAAGATGAGGGTGATCATGCCGTACGACGACCGGCTTCGGGCCTACACCGATTGGTTTGCCCAGCTTTGGGCTGAGAGTCTGGGGAAGAGGTTTTCACTGAAGGGTGAGGAGGTTCGGGCTGGCTCCACACCGGTCAAGGCGCAAGGGTCGATTGATCAACATTCCCAGCTCCAGCTCTATCTGGAAGGGAGCCAGGACAAGACCGTAACGCTCATTGCCGTCGAACAGCCGGCGGTTGATTACCGGATTCCACAGGCATACGAAAATATCCCGGAATTCAGCCTTTTGGTGAACAAGGGGACCCAGCAGCTCCTGACGATTCAACGGCGATCGACCGAGGCCGCTTTGAGTCAGGTCGGTTGTCCCAATATGACGATTGAACTTAAGTCGGTGAATCCGTACACGATCGGTCAACTTCTCTATCTGGCGGAGGTTGAGACCATTTTTGCCGGGACGCTCTATAACATCAATCCGTTTGATCAGCCAGGCGTTGAATTGATCAAGAATTACATCCGGGGTTTTCTGGGTGAACCGGAGTACCGTAAATACAGGCAGGTTGTGGAGGGGAACAAGAAGGACAGTCGCTACACTATTTAG
- a CDS encoding TIGR02147 family protein produces the protein MDSLEPTQGPETPSLIGYTDYRQFLADFYLKRKKENPRFSHRVFSRKAGFTSPSYLLDLIRRKKNIADKSIDGICRALGLTTKERFYFENLVRFNQSKDMETKQHYYEQLLPILKKENGLRIQSCQYEYFSHWYLPVIRELIGTSHFKEDHAWIIRKLGKQLTPAEIKRGIQLLFELKLVERDPDGRLSVTSKNVETSPEVEEVCMTHFHRQMLDRAKESLSKNHGTDREVSCITAALSPEKFRQMKQEIQEFQNRLMQNLEGEDPLATTVYQFNFQLFPLTVVSGGK, from the coding sequence ATGGATTCCTTAGAACCAACACAAGGGCCTGAAACCCCTTCCCTGATAGGATACACCGATTATCGACAGTTTCTGGCCGATTTTTATCTTAAACGAAAAAAGGAGAATCCCCGATTTTCCCACCGAGTTTTCTCACGAAAGGCCGGGTTCACCTCGCCCAGTTATCTGCTCGATCTGATCCGGAGAAAGAAAAACATCGCCGATAAATCGATAGACGGTATCTGTCGGGCATTGGGACTCACAACCAAAGAACGATTCTACTTTGAAAACCTTGTTCGGTTCAATCAGTCAAAGGATATGGAGACGAAACAGCATTACTATGAACAACTGCTCCCGATCCTTAAAAAGGAGAACGGGCTCCGGATCCAGAGTTGTCAGTACGAATATTTCTCCCACTGGTACTTGCCGGTCATTCGTGAGCTCATCGGGACGTCTCATTTTAAAGAGGACCACGCCTGGATCATCCGTAAGTTGGGGAAGCAATTAACCCCGGCTGAGATCAAACGGGGGATCCAACTCCTCTTTGAATTAAAGCTCGTCGAGAGAGACCCCGATGGACGATTGAGCGTGACGAGTAAAAATGTGGAAACCTCTCCAGAGGTCGAGGAGGTTTGTATGACCCATTTTCATCGACAGATGCTCGATCGTGCCAAGGAATCTCTCTCAAAAAACCATGGTACCGACCGCGAGGTTTCATGCATCACAGCGGCCCTCTCACCGGAAAAATTCCGCCAAATGAAGCAGGAGATACAGGAATTTCAGAACCGACTCATGCAGAATCTTGAGGGGGAGGATCCTTTAGCAACAACCGTCTATCAATTTAACTTTCAGCTCTTTCCGTTGACGGTAGTCTCAGGAGGAAAATAA